A window of Juglans regia cultivar Chandler chromosome 7, Walnut 2.0, whole genome shotgun sequence contains these coding sequences:
- the LOC108989440 gene encoding putative calcium-transporting ATPase 13, plasma membrane-type — translation MSSVLLAILDPIDSLLLAPGTLSQPNKRWHSAFVTIYSDSNFKIDQTSLTKLVKDKNVENLENIGGVLRVASTLETNVEFGIPADLVDIAHRHEAFGQNTYERPPTKSFFNFIVEAFKDLTIFILLGCAALSLAFGIKEHGIKEGWYDGGSIFVAIFLVIVVSSTSNFRQNRQFDKLSKVSNNIQVDVVRAGRRQQISVFEIVVGDVVCLKIGDQVPADGLFLDGHSLQVDESSMTGESEPGEVNCSHPFFISGTKVVDGYARMLVTSVGMNTTWGEMMSSINRDTNEQTPLQARLNKLTSSIGKVGLAVAFLVLVVLLVRYFTGNTEDEKGNREFNGSKTKVDDIVNAVVKIVAAAITIVVVAIPEGLPLAVTLTLAYSMKRMMADQAMVRKLSACETMGSATTICTDKTGTLTLNQMKVTKFWLGKESFLANAYSSIAPYILELFHEGVALNTTGSVFRPNSGSVIEFSGSPTEKAILSWAVLELNMEMKQLKQSRTIIFIEAFNSKKKRSGVLMRRMVDNTTHVHWKGAAEMILKMCSSYYDASGIIKYLDDGEKMKFEKIIEGMAASSLRCIAFAHKEVSEESNGDDEECKKLEEDGLTLLGLVGIKDPCRPGVKKAVEDCQYAGVNIKMITGDNIFTAKAIATECGILMPGQDILGGAVVEGEEFRNYTPEERLEKVDKICVMARSSPFDKLLMVECLKQKGHVVAVTGDGTNDAPALKEADIGLSMGIQGTEVAKESSDIVILDDNFASVATVVMWGRCVYNNIQKFIQFQLTVNVAALVINFVAAVSAGEVPLTTVQLLWVNLIMDTLGALALATEKPTKELMERPPVGWTEPLITNIMWRNLLAQALYQIAILLTLQFKGQSIFDVTEKVKDTLIFNTFVLCQVFNEFNARKLEKKNVFKGIHRNRLFLGIIAITIVLQVVMVEFLKKFADTERLNWVQWCSCIGLAAVAWPIGWIVKWIPVPQRPIFSYLKMKKI, via the exons ATGTCTAGCGTTCTCTTAGCAATATTGGACCCCATTGATTCTTTACTTCTTGCACCAGGCACCCTTAGCCAACCCAACAAGAGATGGCACTCCGCTTTTGTGACCATATATT CGGACTCTAATTTCAAAATTGATCAAACAAGTCTCACTAAGCTCGTGAAAGACAAAAATGTCGAAAACCTCGAAAACATTGGAGGAGTTCTAAGAGTAGCATCTACTCTTGAAACCAATGTTGAATTCGGGATTCCTGCTGATCTTGTAGACATTGCTCACCGTCACGAGGCTTTTGGCCAAAACACCTATGAAAGACCTCCTACAAAGAGCTTCTTCAATTTCATAGTGGAAGCCTTCAAGGATCTTACCATTTTCATCCTTTTAGGATGTGCTGCATTATCTCTTGCATTTGGCATAAAAGAGCATGGAATAAAAGAAGGATGGTACGATGGCGGAAGCATATTTGTTGCTATATTTCTTGTCATTGTTGTTTCTTCCACAAGTAACTTTAGGCAAAATAGACAATTTGACAAGTTATCCAAAGTCAGCAACAACATCCAAGTTGATGTTGTGAGAGCTGGGAGACGTCAACAGATATCGGTATTTGAAATTGTTGTTGGAGATGTCGTTTGCTTAAAGATTGGAGATCAAGTACCGGCAGATGGGCTATTCTTAGACGGGCACTCATTGCAAGTGGACGAATCGAGCATGACAGGGGAGAGTGAACCCGGAGAAGTAAATTGCAGTcatccattttttatttccGGTACAAAGGTTGTGGATGGATATGCTCGAATGCTTGTCACTTCGGTTGGCATGAACACAACATGGGGCGAGATGATGAGCTCAATCAACCGAGACACCAACGAACAGACACCTTTACAAGCTCGCCTCAACAAGCTAACTTCATCAATAGGCAAGGTTGGTTTGGCAGTTGCATTTCTAGTTCTCGTAGTCTTGTTGGTTCGCTACTTCACAGGAAATACAGAAGATGAGAAAGGCAATAGGGAGTTCAATGGCAGCAAGACCAAGGTCGATGACATAGTGAATGCTGTAGTAAAGATAGTAGCTGCTGCAATTACTATAGTTGTGGTTGCAATTCCAGAAGGATTGCCCCTCGCTGTCACGCTTACACTTGCTTATTCCATGAAGAGAATGATGGCGGATCAGGCAATGGTTCGGAAGCTTTCTGCCTGTGAGACCATGGGTTCTGCCACCACCATTTGTACTGACAAAACAGGCACTCTCACACTAAACCAAATGAAGGTGACAAAGTTTTGGCTTGGGAAAGAATCTTTTTTGGCAAATGCTTACTCGTCAATTGCTCCATATATTCTTGAATTGTTCCACGAAGGAGTTGCTTTGAACACAACTGGTAGTGTTTTCAGGCCTAATTCAGGATCTGTAATCGAGTTCTCAGGCAGTCCCACTGAAAAGGCAATTCTTTCATGGGCTGTTCTGGAGCTAAACATGGAAATGAAGCAATTGAAGCAAAGTCGAACAATTATTTTCATCGAAGCATTCAAttccaagaagaaaagaagCGGGGTCCTGATGAGGAGAATGGTAGACAACACAACCCATGTACACTGGAAAGGAGCTGCAGAGATGATACTGAAGATGTGTTCAAGCTATTATGATGCTTCTGGAATTATTAAATATCTAGATGACGGTGAGaagatgaaatttgagaaaattattgaaGGTATGGCAGCGAGCAGCCTCCGATGCATTGCTTTTGCGCATAAAGAAGTTTCAGAAGAATCTAATGGAGATGATGAAGAATGTAAAAAGCTAGAAGAAGATGGTTTGACCCTTTTAGGATTGGTGGGAATTAAGGACCCATGCCGTCCAGGGGTGAAGAAAGCTGTGGAAGATTGCCAATATGCTGGTGTCAACATCAAAATGATCACTGGAGACAATATTTTCACGGCTAAAGCTATAGCCACTGAATGTGGGATACTAATGCCTGGTCAGGACATTCTCGGCGGAGCAGTAGTAGAAGGCGAGGAATTTAGAAACTACACACCAGAGGAGAGACTGGAAAAGGTTGATAAAATTTGTGTGATGGCAAGATCCTCTCCCTTTGACAAACTTCTGATGGTAGAATGCTTGAAACAGAAAGGGCATGTGGTTGCAGTTACAGGGGATGGCACAAATGATGCACCGGCGTTAAAAGAAGCCGATATAGGACTTTCAATGGGGATTCAAGGAACCGAGGTAGCCAAGGAAAGCTCAGACATCGTCATTTTGGATGACAATTTTGCTTCCGTGGCCACAGTTGTCATGTGGGGAAGGTGTGTCTATAACAACATTCAGAAGTTCATCCAATTCCAACTCACCGTAAATGTTGCTGCTCTGGTGATCAACTTTGTGGCAGCAGTTTCAGCTGGTGAGGTCCCGTTAACAACAGTGCAATTATTGTGGGTGAACTTGATTATGGACACTTTGGGTGCTCTGGCTCTTGCAACTGAGAAGCCAACCAAGGAGCTGATGGAAAGACCGCCTGTCGGTTGGACTGAGCCACTTATTACCAACATTATGTGGAGGAACCTCTTAGCCCAAGCTTTATATCAGATAGCCATCCTCTTGACCTTACAATTTAAAGGTCAGTCCATCTTTGATGTGACTGAGAAGGTAAAAGACACTCTGATCTTTAACACTTTTGTTCTTTGCCAAGTCTTCAACGAATTCAACGCAAGGAAGCTCGAGAAGAAGAACGTCTTCAAGGGAATACACAGGAATAGGTTGTTTTTGGGGATCATTGCGATAACAATAGTTCTCCAGGTAGTCATGGTAGAGTTTTTGAAGAAGTTTGCAGATACAGAAAGGTTGAATTGGGTGCAATGGTGTTCATGCATTGGACTTGCAGCAGTAGCTTGGCCAATCGGTTGGATTGTCAAGTGGATACCTGTTCCACAGAGACCAATTTTCAGCTACCTAAAGatgaaaaagatataa